The nucleotide window ccccaccgggcccaccggtgacacgtggaaaatcggggtgtgacacccaaataaaaaccctaatcattctctcaTACTCTTGGTGTTCTTACTCTGTATTTCTTCAACATTCGTCGATTCAGGAGGAGATTATCTTCTCCTCTTTATTATATTAACGCATCTAGGTTATTTTGATTTCCATATTTCATGCGCTTTAAGGTtttacaaaaatgtgtttttttatgATTCATCAATAACATTTGACGCTGAAAGATCCTGCTTTTATTATATACGTCGACTGTATTTTaatttcatactgtcacaccccaaaaacgtcgcagcggaaatacaaaCGTGGCAGTGACAGAGGTTGGTACCCATAAATATCTTGATGGTCAAtgtaatatttattttaaacatttagcttaattaaaacataaagtTTAAAGTTCTAACACAAACCACAACCACAGTATAGTTGTTTGATCCTTATATATCTTACTACATACGGTCCCAAAGTAGTTTTAAAAGTTGTCCAACGTTGTTTATTTAATCATTGCATTAAACAACCACAAGATAAAACTAGCCAAAATCCTAAAGCCGAACTCATGTACCTGAAGAACAcgtaaaaatcaagtgtcaacacaaatgaaggtgagttcacatattcaaatTTGTTACAATTTGTTTAAGGAAAACTTTCTTAGTATAAATTTTAATGATAAAACATCCATATAGTTAAGAAAGTAAATTTTATTTCCTTTGtcaaaatcaagtgtcaacacaaatgAATGTGATACGAATTATCCATGTTACGGGGTTGCTCATCATACGGTGGTGTGTTTGGAGGCTCACCATCGTATCTTCTGCCATCCAGATAGTTTTGTTGCACATATAAAGAATGCAATACATTGTTAGTTTCATACAGATTGCAGGGGTTAGGGGGTTGCTCATCATGATACGATAGGTGTGTTCGGAGGCTCACCACCGTATCCTATGCCATTCAGATAGTCTTATTGCACGTAAAAAGATTCACACCCGTATCCGTAATTTGGATACCCTTGTTGTGCAAGATAATATGGTTCATCAATAGGGGGAAGAGGCTTAGTCAAATCTAAGAACGAGTTGTTTTGATCAAAATGAACGtcagacacaacctcctcctccttgTTAGAATCGGGAACGCTAGGCTCATCCTAAAACAACGGTATGATAAATATTTAATAATCAAAACAAAAAGGAAGTCAAGTTAATAAATGTTACCAGACCGGTTTCAGGCACCCATGACTCATTAGAATATTGCCCAAAGAAATAGTTGCTGTCCCAAAACGATGACATTTTGTTGAATGAATAATGAAGCCGTCGATTGATCAAACAATGAATGAGAAATCACAATACTGAGGAACGTAACATGAAGAAGAACCATCTACATGCCATTATTTGTAAAGTGCATTTTCAAACGTATGCTCTGCTCTGCGCATAAACCTATACACGCCATATACCTAGACAACATAGTATCATAATCAAATTAGGCTTACGCACGCCACATATAGAGCTATGCATGGCGTAAATAAGACCAATGTGGCTGTGTACTAGGTTTGACCAAATAGTATGGTATAGGAATTAACAAAAACCCTATACAACTTGTAGTATAAATCTGTGTGCAAATAGCTCCTTAAAGCATTCACATTCCTCCCACCATTTCTACGCTATAATTacacaaaaaaaaactatatttttttcttctttcaatTACATAATtcttttttatatacatttatcattaatttttttttatgttatccATTCACAAGCActtttaaaatatttaaaaaaaattcagtCCATTAAACGATATTCCTTAAGTATACAAATAAATAACATTTACTTTCTCTTCCGCATTGAATGGATGCAAATGGTAGGTGTGTGAAACTAATAAATCTTGGTATATATGGTGATGTAGTATGATTGAAACCTGAGCATTCAGGGCGTTGGTTGTTCATCAAAGATTTGGGATAAATGAAGGGGGCGGTGGATAGATACCACAAATTAGGGCTCCAAGAATCCCTTTCACGGAGCTGTAATTACCCTTCAGCTTGCAGAGAGCTGGCTTTGATTCTGAAACGCTCATATTCTAAGTTCCCCAAAGTTCTGCAATCTATTGTCTTCCAAGATGTCCTCACCGCCTTTCGCCTTCTTCCTCGGTCTGTTTTTCCGAACCCTAATCCTATGTCTGTCAAATGTTTGCTTATTTGTTGTGAGAAGCTATTATCTGAGTAATTGGGCGACAGACGAGAACTCTAGGATATAGATCACTCTCGAAATTTATGTTACTTATATGCTAGATCATATAAATAAGAGGAAAATGGGAAATCATTTCTCTTTTTGGTTACTAAAGTATGCTTTTTGGTTGTTTATGGAGCTCATTTACTTGAATTCAGAATGCAAACGCAATCCGCCATTTCTGCAGCCAATACCCTCCTTCAGGGTGTTGAGTCAGCGTTGCCTAAGCAAAAGAAAACGCTTGCTGTCACTGAGTTCAAGCAAGCGATGGTTTCTCATAAGAGGTGTTCCAAAGCACGTCATAGCGATGAAGGTTGGTTTTTGTTTTTGTCTGGATTTCATGCTTCAGTTTTCATAATTAGCTCTTGTGTTTGGTTACTCTCCAGGTTTAGTTGAACTTCCGCAAGATGTTCTAGTGCACATCTTCTGTTTCTTGGATTTACAATCTTTAGTTTCTGCTTCACAAGTTTGCCGGTATATTCCTCTTCCCTCTATATTCTTTTTGTATTGTTGTCCAAGGTTTAAAAGTACGGAATCATGCCTTGAAGCGTTTTCCCTTCACTTCACGAGGCGCACACCTCATGGCGAACCAAAGGCGTAAGCCCAAGGTGGAAcgaaaaaataaatataaaaattatacatcttataaaatataaaataccaactaatttcatcattagattcatcaaaaacataaaaaaaacattaaaaagacATGGAATGTTAGAAATTGACACAAAAACATCAAAACCCTCTGAGGCGCCCTTGAGGCGCAACTTTTCTTACCGCCTTAGCTCTATGAGGTGCACATACAAAATAACCCCCTGAGGCGCCGCCTCATACTCATTTTTTGGGCGCCTCGGTCGTTTTTTAAACTATGTTGTGGTCATACTTCTAACTAGCTTGTTCTGTAGTGATAAGCTATACCacaattataaataataaaaaaaaacatatatcaaCTTGTTTCCACCATGCAAATCTAGATGCTGTTAAATACATCTAAGTGTGTCATGTGCAGGTCATGGAATGCTGCATCACGTGATAATTATATATGGCTGTCGATACATACGATGTTCCTCAACACTTTACATAATTTCTCCAAAATTGATAAACTTTATGGTCGATTGACCGAGCATGAGAAGTCTGAATGTTCCCAAGAAAGCATTGCATGCAATAATAACCTTGACTGGAGAACTAATTTTAAGAAAGCATATAACAGTACGTGTTTAAATTACATCTTACGCATCAAATCTTATAAATCAGTTAGAGATATTAGTTTGATGTATCTTAAATTTTCATGAATGGTTTGTTTTGACTGCAGGCCTCTCATCAAAGAAACTTGTTACATGTTCGAGAGGATTGTGCACACGTTGCCATGCAATCGTGTGGGTCACGGACGTGGGTAAGGATACCACTTCTAGGCTGAAATGCAAATATCACCAAATCAAACCAATATCTACATCGCAGGTAACTTTCAATAACTATGATGGGTTTTCCAATTCATTTAGACCATTAAAAGTTCATTTTACGTATATGAATAATGGAAGAAAATGAATGGAAATCCAAGTGACCAAAATACTATATGATGCAAC belongs to Helianthus annuus cultivar XRQ/B chromosome 5, HanXRQr2.0-SUNRISE, whole genome shotgun sequence and includes:
- the LOC110940545 gene encoding F-box protein At5g52880; translated protein: MKGAVDRYHKLGLQESLSRSCNYPSACRELALILKRSYSKFPKVLQSIVFQDVLTAFRLLPRMQTQSAISAANTLLQGVESALPKQKKTLAVTEFKQAMVSHKRCSKARHSDEGLVELPQDVLVHIFCFLDLQSLVSASQVCRSWNAASRDNYIWLSIHTMFLNTLHNFSKIDKLYGRLTEHEKSECSQESIACNNNLDWRTNFKKAYNSLSSKKLVTCSRGLCTRCHAIVWVTDVGKDTTSRLKCKYHQIKPISTSQIVEYIDGDYASSGSDSDSDSYDDLCSKLWAYPKSGFPV